The following proteins are co-located in the Flectobacillus major DSM 103 genome:
- the nusG gene encoding transcription termination/antitermination protein NusG, with protein MAETNWYVLRAVSGQEKKIKSYLENEVLRQGLQEFVPQVILPTEKIYEIRNGKKIVREKTLFPGYVFVEADIKYGEVSHIITSMPGVIGFLSWNDGKTSKTPIPLRASEIKRILGKIDEVAPIEEVAAISFTKGETIKVIDGPFSTFEGTVEEIFDDKKKLNVMVKIFGRNTPVELNYSQVEK; from the coding sequence ATGGCAGAAACTAATTGGTACGTTCTGAGAGCTGTTTCAGGACAGGAAAAGAAGATAAAAAGTTATCTTGAAAACGAAGTATTAAGACAAGGTCTTCAAGAATTTGTTCCTCAAGTTATATTACCTACCGAAAAGATTTACGAAATACGTAATGGCAAGAAGATTGTTCGTGAAAAAACACTATTTCCAGGTTATGTATTCGTAGAAGCTGATATTAAGTATGGTGAGGTTTCTCACATTATCACTTCTATGCCAGGTGTAATTGGTTTCTTGAGCTGGAACGATGGTAAAACGTCTAAAACGCCTATTCCTTTGCGTGCTAGCGAAATCAAAAGAATCTTAGGTAAAATTGATGAGGTTGCCCCTATCGAAGAAGTAGCTGCTATTTCATTTACAAAAGGTGAAACAATCAAGGTTATTGATGGCCCTTTCTCTACATTTGAAGGTACTGTAGAAGAAATTTTTGACGATAAGAAAAAACTTAACGTTATGGTTAAAATCTTCGGACGTAATACTCCTGTTGAATTAAACTACTCTCAGGTAGAGAAATAA
- a CDS encoding alpha-2-macroglobulin family protein — protein MKIFFSISKPLLLIVPILCCLCFSCSQFGDVKVASHNFEDEIEQTQNLVFTFNKDLVPASELNTWFSTEYIEFSPKIEGKYKWTAPNELIFSPAVGFEPATEYKAEVSKLVLNKAKESYELDTDEISFHTPYLKLDQIESFWAKSRENGQGIAMLKLNFNYPVNPQEVAKMLSIQTNDDKSLTALINQSVATSSVVVRLKDLAPADNQTLAIKLEKGLSLPASKFTTPDDITNKVVLPDPKNLEVLAVEHGFNNNQGFIKVVFNQAIVAENLKDAYQISINGLAEATREEDTAIEYDSLGNPIEKAIAEKKPQQNTIISTKTELIENGFIISGDFNETDNYILSINEKTKGVLGANLEDVYTKDIYFGEMPASVAFLNKKAVYLTSKGNKNVAINIVNIPRVNVKVAKIYENNILNFLRQNRYEDYDYDNESANNSGKNYVYYEDESGLYSDIIVNKTVETTNLPKAKGIRALNLSLPDQNNIRGIYLVSINSTDEYFRNATKLVSISDIGLITKQSDNELFVFANSIKTTEPIANVEVTLVSSNNQTVQKLKTDSKGVVSFKDFKKSGFKIAMITAHTEEDFNYLFLDDTAVETSRFEVEGKRDNISGFEAFIYGDRDIYRPGETIHLNTIIRNQQWKSVGSIPVKVRLMLPNGKEYRTFRLETNQQGAVDVSIPTDRSSVTGTYIAEVLNGNDVLLTSRNIAIEEFMPDRIKVDIKTSKEFFKNGESIQVNAFAQNLFGPPASNRNYEMEFKLARKAFLPKAYSQFIFDIQDNTNFEAITRQGVTNESGLASESFQVPATLSDMGVLEGKTYVTVFDETGRPVNRLKRLDIFTQSVFYGIGMADSYIGTNTPVQIPLVALNKDGQPVTAKGKIEIVRFDYQTVIERNPDKSLKYSSKKQTKVVYNRTVDFSKGQATIAYAPPISGEYEIRVHREGAKSWTAQAFYAYSWGNTENSSFEVNTEGQVTMEFDKDKYQTGDKAKVLFKTPFAGKLLVTIERNKVLEYHYLQTDKKSAELSFKVGKEHLPNVFVSATLIRPMDDSNLPLTVAHGYAAVMVEDEDTKMPVEIVAVEKSRSKTTQKIRIKTQANAELTVAIVDEGILQLKNFKTPDPHGFFYQKQALEVNSFDLYPYLFPELSIRGSSSIGGDGYDLEKRVNPLTNGRVNLVAVWSGKITSNSNGEAEVNVSIPQFSGDLRIMAVAYKDNAFGSATKNMKVADPLVISTALPRFASPNDEIQMPVNITNTTQQNASISATVSTSGGLTIGSVRQQQLVIPAEKEGRLYFSIKASPIIGTGKVVVTVNGLKEKFSESIDLTIRPSSSLIKTTTSGSISANQTVNIWAGTHDFIASSIKSTLTVSKSPMVQFFDKFEHLLGYPHGCIEQTTSKAFPQLYFRELTTLIQKGKNPYLKSGENELNPSNNVIEAIHKIESMQLPNGALAYWAGSDKESWWGTAFACHFLLEAQKADFEINNNTLGRLLEYLNNRSNKKETQSEYIYQADNSFSTRTIANRENIYGIYVLALAGKPNRAVMNYYKANESLLSLDEKYLLASAFALIGDPKSQNILLPKTYSLETTERQTGGSFSSPIRNLALVLNTLIDTDPQNLQIPVLARLLSQSLKAQPWLSTQEEAFSFLALGKLAKKANNTQLVATIKSGTQTASFTGKDLLINHIANQSSVSTKGSGILYYFLSSEGLKTNGQVAESDNYLQVRRSYYTRSGQPIAQARFKQNELIIVKITLSSKVPAENIVITDMLPAGLEIENPRLTADRDLIWIKDQTNPEHFDIRDDRINFFTSINAQQQSFYYLVRAVSKGKFTRGPVSADAMYNGELRSYHGAGIVTVE, from the coding sequence ATGAAAATCTTCTTTTCCATTAGCAAACCGCTATTATTGATTGTTCCTATTCTGTGCTGTTTGTGCTTTTCTTGTTCTCAGTTTGGCGATGTCAAAGTTGCTAGTCACAATTTTGAGGATGAAATTGAGCAAACACAAAATTTGGTATTTACTTTCAACAAAGACCTTGTACCAGCTTCGGAACTAAATACTTGGTTTTCGACTGAATATATTGAGTTTTCGCCCAAAATAGAAGGCAAATACAAATGGACAGCCCCCAACGAACTTATTTTTTCGCCAGCCGTTGGTTTTGAGCCTGCCACCGAATACAAGGCCGAGGTATCTAAATTGGTACTTAACAAGGCCAAAGAATCGTACGAGTTAGATACCGACGAAATTAGTTTTCATACGCCCTATCTCAAGCTAGACCAAATAGAGTCTTTTTGGGCAAAATCTCGTGAAAATGGACAGGGTATTGCCATGCTCAAGCTCAATTTCAACTATCCTGTCAACCCACAGGAAGTAGCTAAAATGTTATCTATTCAGACAAACGATGACAAATCTTTAACCGCCCTAATTAACCAATCGGTAGCTACTTCGAGTGTGGTGGTTCGCCTAAAAGACCTTGCTCCTGCCGACAACCAAACTTTGGCAATAAAATTAGAAAAAGGGCTTTCGTTACCTGCTTCTAAGTTTACAACACCCGACGACATTACTAATAAAGTGGTACTTCCCGACCCAAAGAATTTAGAAGTACTGGCAGTAGAACATGGCTTCAACAATAATCAAGGATTTATTAAGGTTGTGTTTAATCAGGCTATTGTTGCCGAAAACCTCAAAGATGCTTACCAGATTAGTATCAATGGCCTTGCAGAAGCTACTCGGGAAGAAGATACTGCTATAGAATATGACTCGTTGGGCAATCCCATCGAAAAGGCTATCGCCGAGAAGAAACCCCAACAAAATACCATAATCAGCACCAAAACGGAGCTTATCGAAAATGGATTTATTATTTCGGGCGATTTCAATGAAACCGATAATTATATTCTTAGCATCAATGAAAAAACAAAGGGTGTTTTGGGTGCAAACCTAGAAGATGTATATACCAAAGATATTTATTTTGGTGAGATGCCCGCATCGGTAGCTTTTCTGAATAAAAAGGCTGTTTATTTAACCTCAAAAGGGAATAAAAATGTTGCTATCAACATTGTCAATATTCCAAGGGTAAATGTCAAAGTAGCTAAAATATACGAAAATAATATCCTTAATTTCCTTCGTCAAAACAGATATGAAGACTATGATTATGATAATGAATCGGCCAATAATTCAGGAAAAAACTATGTGTATTACGAAGACGAGTCAGGATTATACTCAGATATAATTGTTAATAAAACCGTCGAAACAACCAATCTACCTAAAGCCAAAGGCATACGAGCCTTGAACCTTTCTTTGCCCGACCAAAATAATATTCGGGGGATTTACTTGGTAAGTATCAATTCGACGGATGAATATTTCCGCAATGCCACCAAACTGGTGAGTATTTCGGATATTGGCCTTATTACCAAACAATCAGACAACGAGCTATTTGTTTTTGCCAACTCTATCAAAACTACCGAACCCATTGCCAATGTTGAAGTTACATTGGTATCTAGCAATAATCAAACGGTTCAGAAACTCAAAACTGATTCTAAAGGTGTTGTTTCTTTTAAAGATTTCAAAAAATCTGGCTTCAAAATAGCCATGATTACGGCTCATACCGAAGAAGACTTCAACTACTTGTTCCTTGACGATACAGCAGTAGAAACTTCCCGATTTGAGGTTGAGGGTAAACGAGACAATATATCAGGATTTGAAGCTTTCATTTATGGCGACCGAGATATTTATCGCCCTGGCGAAACGATTCATCTGAATACAATTATCCGCAACCAACAATGGAAATCAGTAGGTTCGATTCCTGTTAAAGTTCGGCTGATGCTACCCAATGGCAAAGAATACCGCACTTTTCGCTTAGAAACCAATCAGCAAGGTGCTGTTGATGTATCTATTCCTACCGACCGCTCTAGTGTTACGGGTACATATATAGCCGAAGTATTGAATGGCAACGATGTACTCCTGACCTCTCGCAATATTGCTATTGAGGAATTTATGCCCGACCGCATCAAAGTAGACATCAAGACCTCTAAAGAATTTTTTAAAAATGGAGAAAGTATTCAGGTAAATGCTTTTGCTCAAAATTTATTTGGGCCACCTGCATCTAACCGAAACTATGAAATGGAGTTTAAGCTGGCACGAAAAGCATTTTTACCCAAAGCCTATTCCCAATTTATCTTCGATATTCAAGACAATACCAATTTTGAAGCTATTACTCGCCAAGGTGTTACCAACGAAAGCGGGCTGGCTTCCGAAAGTTTTCAAGTACCTGCCACTCTGTCCGATATGGGCGTTTTGGAAGGCAAAACGTATGTAACTGTTTTTGATGAAACTGGTCGCCCTGTCAATCGCCTCAAACGCCTTGATATTTTTACCCAATCGGTATTTTATGGGATTGGTATGGCCGACAGCTATATTGGTACAAATACCCCTGTCCAAATTCCGTTGGTTGCACTCAACAAAGATGGCCAGCCTGTTACTGCCAAAGGTAAAATAGAAATTGTGCGGTTTGATTACCAAACCGTTATTGAACGCAACCCTGACAAGTCGCTTAAATATTCTTCCAAGAAACAAACCAAGGTGGTTTATAATCGTACTGTTGATTTTAGTAAAGGTCAGGCTACTATTGCTTATGCCCCTCCTATTTCGGGTGAATACGAAATACGGGTACATCGAGAAGGAGCAAAATCTTGGACAGCTCAGGCTTTTTATGCCTATAGCTGGGGCAATACCGAAAACTCATCGTTTGAAGTAAATACAGAAGGCCAAGTAACCATGGAGTTTGACAAGGATAAATACCAAACTGGCGATAAAGCCAAAGTTTTGTTTAAAACCCCTTTTGCAGGAAAATTGCTAGTAACCATAGAACGAAATAAAGTACTAGAATACCATTATTTACAAACTGATAAAAAATCGGCAGAATTAAGCTTTAAAGTTGGGAAAGAACACCTTCCCAATGTATTTGTATCGGCAACCCTTATTCGCCCAATGGACGACTCCAATCTTCCTCTAACAGTGGCTCATGGCTATGCTGCTGTGATGGTCGAAGATGAAGATACCAAAATGCCAGTTGAAATTGTAGCAGTCGAAAAATCACGGTCAAAAACAACTCAAAAAATCCGTATCAAAACCCAAGCTAATGCCGAACTAACTGTAGCAATTGTAGACGAAGGGATTTTACAACTGAAAAATTTCAAAACACCCGACCCACATGGCTTTTTTTATCAAAAACAGGCTTTAGAGGTCAATAGTTTTGACTTATATCCCTACTTATTTCCTGAACTATCTATCAGAGGCTCTTCAAGTATCGGTGGCGATGGTTATGATTTAGAAAAAAGAGTAAACCCTCTTACCAACGGTCGAGTAAATTTAGTAGCTGTATGGTCTGGTAAAATTACCAGTAATAGCAATGGTGAGGCCGAGGTCAATGTCAGTATTCCGCAGTTTTCGGGCGACCTCCGTATTATGGCTGTGGCTTATAAGGACAATGCCTTTGGGTCGGCCACCAAAAACATGAAAGTTGCCGATCCATTAGTAATTAGCACAGCGTTACCACGCTTTGCTAGCCCCAACGATGAAATCCAAATGCCTGTAAATATTACCAATACAACCCAACAAAATGCCTCGATTAGTGCTACAGTTAGTACATCTGGAGGTTTAACTATTGGTAGTGTTCGTCAGCAACAACTGGTAATTCCTGCCGAAAAAGAAGGCCGTTTGTATTTTTCTATTAAAGCCAGCCCCATAATTGGCACAGGTAAAGTAGTAGTAACAGTAAATGGTCTAAAAGAAAAATTCTCGGAAAGTATCGACCTTACCATTAGGCCGTCGAGTTCGCTAATAAAAACTACAACCTCAGGAAGCATTTCAGCCAATCAAACTGTGAATATTTGGGCAGGAACACACGATTTTATTGCATCAAGTATAAAATCTACCCTAACTGTCAGCAAATCGCCAATGGTGCAGTTTTTTGATAAATTTGAACATCTGTTAGGCTACCCTCATGGCTGTATCGAGCAAACAACCTCCAAGGCATTCCCGCAGCTCTATTTTAGAGAGCTCACTACTCTGATTCAAAAAGGCAAAAACCCTTATCTTAAATCAGGCGAAAATGAACTTAATCCAAGTAATAATGTGATTGAGGCTATTCATAAAATTGAATCTATGCAACTTCCTAATGGGGCTTTAGCTTACTGGGCAGGCTCGGACAAAGAAAGTTGGTGGGGTACGGCCTTTGCTTGTCACTTTTTACTTGAAGCACAAAAAGCAGATTTTGAAATCAATAACAATACGCTAGGCCGACTTTTAGAATACCTCAATAATCGCTCAAACAAAAAAGAAACGCAATCGGAATATATTTATCAAGCCGATAATTCGTTCTCGACAAGAACGATTGCCAATCGAGAAAATATTTATGGTATTTATGTGTTGGCATTGGCTGGCAAACCCAACAGAGCCGTCATGAATTATTACAAAGCCAATGAAAGCCTTCTATCGTTAGATGAAAAATACTTATTGGCTTCGGCATTTGCACTGATTGGCGACCCTAAAAGCCAAAATATCTTGCTTCCTAAAACGTATTCACTAGAAACAACAGAACGCCAAACAGGAGGTAGTTTCAGCTCTCCTATTCGTAATTTGGCTTTAGTACTTAATACATTAATAGATACCGACCCTCAAAACTTACAGATTCCGGTATTAGCAAGGTTATTATCACAAAGTTTGAAAGCACAACCGTGGCTGTCAACCCAAGAAGAAGCTTTCAGCTTTTTGGCCTTGGGCAAGCTAGCCAAAAAAGCCAATAACACACAACTTGTAGCTACAATCAAAAGCGGTACACAAACAGCATCGTTTACAGGAAAAGATTTGCTCATAAACCACATTGCCAACCAAAGCAGTGTCTCAACAAAGGGAAGTGGTATTCTATATTATTTTCTATCGAGTGAGGGGCTAAAAACAAATGGTCAGGTAGCTGAATCAGATAATTATTTGCAAGTTCGGCGTTCGTATTATACTCGTAGCGGGCAGCCAATTGCTCAGGCAAGGTTCAAGCAAAACGAGCTTATTATTGTAAAAATCACACTTTCGAGCAAAGTACCTGCCGAAAATATTGTCATTACAGATATGTTACCTGCTGGTTTAGAAATCGAAAACCCACGATTAACCGCCGACAGAGATTTAATATGGATAAAAGACCAAACTAATCCCGAGCATTTTGATATTCGTGACGATAGAATCAATTTCTTTACAAGTATCAATGCCCAACAGCAAAGCTTCTATTATTTGGTAAGAGCTGTTTCAAAAGGCAAATTTACCCGTGGCCCAGTGAGTGCCGATGCCATGTATAATGGCGAGCTAAGGAGTTATCACGGAGCAGGTATTGTAACTGTAGAATAA
- a CDS encoding outer membrane beta-barrel protein — translation METITTKQVAKGFIKSFIVVGITFLSGIFNQGLAKGYEGDSTIIKIDKRNQTVIDGKNTNTSLKEDLQALFQKSGLVLDDETWKGIRRVVNSDITKDTVLVITQNNKSINVAIKAQHSENVNVSVNTNTTYNSSRNNDKKDVKVGFSGVHVKDGNEEVHVSFNGVVVKDGTEETKVVWRDTTRVNRRTQGYGSRTGFNIYLGLNAFSNTGSIGGQYNSKDFELSPFGSRYFGFGWTRSTYISKGQSAALKLSYGLEFSWYNFMFENNRYIVKGANNIEFKDYVDNNGQPVDLSRNKLTVAYINLPIMPYVAFKRGSAVSYIGAGGYVGYRLDSYTKTKEDKSGDKAWNHSSFYINNVRYGLAFELGLKDFPDLFFNYDLTDLFQTGRGPKVGGLNFGVRF, via the coding sequence ATGGAAACGATAACCACAAAACAAGTAGCAAAAGGGTTTATAAAATCATTTATTGTTGTAGGCATCACCTTCTTGTCAGGTATTTTTAATCAAGGCTTGGCCAAAGGATATGAGGGTGATTCAACTATCATTAAAATAGACAAACGTAATCAAACGGTTATTGATGGTAAAAATACCAATACCAGCCTCAAAGAAGATTTACAAGCCTTATTTCAAAAAAGCGGATTAGTGTTGGACGATGAAACATGGAAAGGTATTCGCCGAGTAGTCAATAGTGATATTACCAAAGATACGGTATTAGTAATTACCCAAAACAACAAAAGTATCAATGTAGCTATCAAAGCACAGCACTCCGAAAATGTTAATGTTTCTGTAAATACAAATACTACCTATAATTCGTCAAGAAACAATGATAAGAAAGACGTAAAAGTAGGATTTTCGGGTGTACATGTCAAAGATGGCAATGAAGAAGTCCACGTAAGTTTTAATGGAGTGGTGGTAAAAGATGGCACAGAAGAAACAAAAGTAGTATGGAGAGATACCACTCGTGTTAATCGCAGAACACAAGGGTACGGCTCACGAACAGGTTTTAATATTTATTTAGGTTTGAATGCCTTTTCCAATACAGGTTCGATTGGTGGGCAATATAATAGTAAAGATTTTGAATTGAGTCCATTTGGTTCAAGATATTTTGGATTTGGTTGGACAAGAAGTACCTATATTAGTAAAGGACAATCAGCAGCTTTAAAATTAAGCTATGGCTTAGAGTTTTCGTGGTACAACTTTATGTTTGAAAACAATCGCTATATTGTTAAAGGAGCTAATAATATTGAGTTCAAAGATTATGTAGATAACAATGGCCAGCCAGTAGACTTGTCGCGCAATAAATTGACCGTAGCTTATATCAACCTACCTATTATGCCTTATGTAGCATTTAAAAGAGGAAGTGCTGTAAGTTATATTGGAGCAGGAGGGTATGTTGGTTATCGATTGGACAGTTACACCAAAACCAAAGAAGACAAAAGTGGCGACAAGGCTTGGAATCACAGCAGTTTTTACATCAATAATGTTCGTTATGGCTTAGCATTTGAACTAGGTTTAAAAGATTTTCCAGATTTATTCTTTAATTATGACCTTACAGATTTATTCCAAACGGGCAGAGGGCCTAAGGTTGGAGGCTTAAATTTTGGAGTACGGTTCTAA
- the murI gene encoding glutamate racemase, producing the protein MNSSAPIGIFDSGIGGLTVAYAVTKLLPNENIIYFGDTAHLPYGDKSAAAIQAYSIKICNVLLQQKCKVILIACNSASAAAFELVKEYVGSKAKVINVIDPIIEYISDNYADKTIGLIGTKQTVNSNIYRKKTDLLGKNIVLKSLATPLLAPMIEEGFFNHTISESIITEYLQNSTLDGIEALILGCTHYPLIKEQIDNYYKGKVSVLDTSEIVAKFLYKYLSENHLLHEMNAYIRHFYVSDYTQSFETSTKIFFGEQIRLEHYPLWE; encoded by the coding sequence ATGAATTCTTCCGCTCCGATTGGCATATTTGATAGTGGTATTGGTGGACTGACTGTTGCTTATGCTGTAACAAAGTTACTTCCCAACGAAAATATTATTTATTTTGGGGACACCGCCCACCTTCCTTATGGCGATAAGTCGGCGGCGGCAATTCAGGCTTATTCTATAAAAATATGCAATGTATTGTTACAACAAAAGTGTAAAGTTATTTTAATTGCCTGTAACTCGGCTTCGGCGGCAGCTTTCGAGCTGGTAAAAGAATATGTTGGTAGCAAGGCCAAGGTTATTAATGTAATCGACCCTATTATTGAATATATTTCTGACAATTATGCCGATAAAACGATTGGACTAATAGGTACAAAACAAACTGTTAATTCTAATATTTACCGTAAGAAAACTGATTTGCTAGGGAAAAACATTGTTCTCAAGTCGTTGGCAACACCTTTGCTTGCACCGATGATTGAAGAAGGTTTTTTCAACCACACTATTTCTGAAAGTATTATTACCGAATACCTTCAAAACTCTACGCTCGATGGCATCGAAGCACTCATTTTGGGTTGTACACATTATCCTCTTATCAAAGAACAAATAGATAATTATTACAAAGGGAAGGTTTCGGTACTTGATACTTCCGAAATTGTGGCCAAATTTTTGTACAAATACCTTTCAGAAAATCATTTACTTCACGAAATGAATGCTTATATCAGGCATTTTTATGTATCAGATTATACCCAGTCGTTTGAAACATCAACAAAAATATTTTTTGGAGAACAAATAAGGCTAGAGCATTATCCACTTTGGGAATAA
- a CDS encoding RNA polymerase sigma factor, with protein sequence MVKILQLSGLSIFQTEEALVKACQKGDPKAQRRIYEKYSSKMFGVCFRYVHDDFEAEEIMIEGFIKVFDKISTFKLEGSFEGWVRRIMVNEALMYLRSNKKAKLETSYDTILYEPEPEQFNNALEVEDLLKLIETLPVGYRTVFNLYAIEGYSHAEIAQMLGITESTSKSQLSRARVILQNAVTSQKTTVN encoded by the coding sequence ATCGTGAAAATTTTACAACTTAGCGGTTTATCAATCTTCCAAACTGAAGAAGCTCTGGTAAAAGCCTGTCAAAAAGGCGATCCCAAAGCTCAGCGAAGAATTTACGAAAAGTATTCATCAAAAATGTTTGGTGTATGTTTTAGGTATGTACACGATGACTTTGAGGCTGAGGAAATAATGATTGAGGGTTTTATCAAGGTGTTTGACAAGATAAGCACCTTTAAATTAGAGGGAAGTTTTGAAGGATGGGTACGACGAATTATGGTCAACGAGGCTTTGATGTACTTAAGAAGTAATAAAAAAGCTAAATTAGAAACTAGTTATGATACTATTTTGTACGAACCCGAACCCGAACAGTTTAATAATGCTTTAGAGGTTGAAGATTTACTAAAACTCATTGAAACACTTCCTGTAGGTTATAGAACGGTATTTAATTTATATGCTATTGAGGGATATTCACACGCCGAAATAGCACAGATGTTGGGAATCACCGAAAGTACCTCAAAATCACAATTGTCCAGAGCAAGAGTTATCTTGCAAAACGCAGTCACTAGCCAAAAAACGACAGTAAACTAA
- a CDS encoding mechanosensitive ion channel family protein: protein MKFIYLASSYLESFPEKGLPIVIQYGIRVLMCVLLFLLGRLLIKKVIVLLTSKMKLESIDPDVQPFLASLVRAALNIMLVLSCAGVLGIQTSSFIAALGAAGLAVGLALQGSLSNFAGGVLILVFKPFRVGELITVHGYTGYVESIQIFNTVISTTSHRTIILPNGNLSTSPVMNISRKGVIRVDMQFQTSLNADIDKTKASIKTVIDNCPFLTSERKYDILVGKLTDSAIVFDVKVWISSADIDKTQYFMNEHIKKQFDKDSIPFPDPVLTVKTL, encoded by the coding sequence ATGAAATTCATTTATCTTGCTAGCAGCTACCTAGAATCCTTTCCTGAAAAAGGATTACCTATTGTTATTCAGTACGGTATTAGGGTATTAATGTGTGTACTTTTGTTTTTATTGGGTCGATTGCTCATCAAAAAAGTGATAGTGCTTTTGACATCAAAAATGAAACTTGAAAGTATCGATCCTGATGTACAGCCTTTCTTGGCATCGTTGGTCCGTGCGGCACTTAATATTATGTTGGTGCTAAGTTGTGCTGGTGTGTTAGGAATTCAAACCTCATCTTTTATTGCCGCTTTGGGTGCAGCTGGGTTGGCAGTAGGTTTGGCTTTACAAGGAAGCTTATCAAACTTTGCAGGTGGAGTACTTATTTTAGTATTTAAACCTTTCAGAGTAGGCGAGCTTATTACAGTACATGGTTATACAGGTTATGTAGAATCTATTCAGATATTCAATACTGTTATTAGTACAACAAGCCACCGAACCATTATTTTGCCTAACGGAAATTTATCGACATCGCCTGTTATGAATATTTCAAGGAAAGGCGTTATTCGTGTAGATATGCAGTTTCAAACCAGTCTCAATGCCGATATTGATAAAACGAAGGCTTCTATCAAAACGGTTATCGATAATTGTCCTTTTTTGACTAGCGAACGTAAATATGACATTTTGGTAGGAAAATTAACCGATAGTGCTATCGTATTTGATGTAAAGGTTTGGATAAGCTCGGCCGATATTGATAAAACCCAGTATTTTATGAATGAACATATCAAAAAACAATTCGATAAAGATAGCATTCCGTTTCCTGACCCTGTTCTTACAGTAAAGACGCTTTAG
- the secE gene encoding preprotein translocase subunit SecE → MNKLTQLIKDSWTEVTENVTWPKFSELQASSTLVLVASLIFALVVGMIDFLFKSGLELFYQSF, encoded by the coding sequence ATGAATAAATTAACACAATTGATTAAAGATTCTTGGACAGAGGTTACAGAAAATGTAACGTGGCCTAAATTCAGTGAATTGCAAGCGAGCTCTACGCTAGTGTTGGTCGCTTCTTTGATTTTTGCTCTTGTGGTGGGCATGATTGACTTCCTATTTAAGTCTGGTTTAGAGTTGTTCTATCAGTCATTCTAA
- the tuf gene encoding elongation factor Tu: MAKENFDRSKPHVNIGTIGHVDHGKTTLTAAITKVLSEKGLAEKKDFSSIDSAPEEKERGITINTAHVEYSTANRHYAHVDCPGHADYVKNMVTGAAQMDGAIIVVAATDGPMPQTREHILLSRQVGVPQLVVFMNKVDMVDDPELLELVEMEIRELLSFYEFDGDNIPVIQGSALGGLNGEPKWVATIEALMDAVDNWIPLPKRDVDKPFLMPVEDVFSITGRGTVATGRIETGVINSGDPVDILGMGAEGLKSTVTGVEMFRKILDRGEAGDNVGLLLRGIDKESIRRGMVICKPGSVKPHSKFKAEVYILSKEEGGRHTPFFNKYRPQFYFRTTDVTGEIMLPAGVEMCMPGDNLTIDVTLLNKVAMDKGLRFAIREGGRTVGAGQVTEILD, encoded by the coding sequence ATGGCAAAAGAGAATTTTGACCGTAGTAAACCTCACGTAAATATCGGTACAATCGGTCACGTTGACCACGGTAAAACTACTTTGACTGCTGCCATCACTAAGGTGTTGTCAGAAAAAGGTCTTGCTGAAAAGAAAGATTTCTCTTCAATTGACTCAGCTCCAGAAGAAAAAGAACGTGGTATTACTATTAACACTGCGCACGTAGAATATTCAACAGCAAACCGTCACTATGCTCACGTTGACTGTCCAGGTCACGCTGACTACGTTAAAAACATGGTAACTGGTGCTGCTCAAATGGACGGTGCTATCATCGTAGTTGCTGCAACAGATGGTCCAATGCCTCAAACTCGCGAGCACATCTTGTTGTCTCGTCAGGTTGGTGTACCTCAATTGGTTGTATTCATGAACAAAGTGGATATGGTTGATGACCCAGAATTGTTAGAACTAGTTGAAATGGAAATTCGTGAATTGTTATCTTTCTACGAATTCGATGGCGACAACATTCCAGTTATCCAAGGTTCTGCTTTGGGTGGTTTGAATGGCGAACCAAAATGGGTTGCTACTATCGAAGCGTTGATGGATGCAGTTGATAACTGGATTCCACTTCCAAAACGTGATGTTGATAAGCCTTTCTTGATGCCAGTTGAAGACGTATTCTCGATTACAGGTCGTGGTACTGTAGCTACTGGTCGTATCGAAACTGGTGTTATTAACTCAGGTGATCCAGTTGATATCTTGGGTATGGGTGCTGAAGGATTGAAATCAACAGTAACAGGTGTTGAGATGTTCCGTAAAATCCTTGACCGTGGTGAAGCTGGTGACAACGTAGGTTTGTTGTTGCGTGGTATCGACAAAGAATCTATCCGTCGTGGTATGGTTATTTGTAAGCCAGGTTCAGTTAAGCCTCACTCTAAATTCAAAGCTGAGGTTTATATCTTGTCAAAAGAAGAAGGTGGTCGTCACACTCCATTCTTCAACAAATATCGTCCACAATTCTATTTCCGTACAACTGACGTAACAGGAGAAATCATGTTGCCAGCTGGTGTTGAAATGTGTATGCCTGGCGATAACTTGACAATCGACGTTACATTATTGAACAAAGTAGCTATGGACAAAGGTCTTCGTTTCGCTATCCGTGAAGGTGGACGTACTGTAGGTGCTGGTCAGGTAACTGAAATCTTAGACTAA